In Leptodesmis sichuanensis A121, the following are encoded in one genomic region:
- the pstB gene encoding phosphate ABC transporter ATP-binding protein PstB: protein MVDDRSSHVANAAELDPKAEVRNLSFYYNNDVLALKNINLVVPKNKVTALIGPSGCGKTTLLRCFNRMHDLYPGNRYEGQIYLDDVNILSRKVDPIEVRMRVSMVFQRPNPFPKTIYENVAYGLRVQGLSKGSSIDERVEAALKDAALWNEVKDRLSDSAYNLSGGQQQRLCIARAIATNPDIVLFDEPTSALDPIATASIEDLVNELKQQLTILIVTHSMQQAARLSDYTAFMYLGELLEFNSTKLLFNEPTLQQTKDYVAGRFG, encoded by the coding sequence ATGGTAGACGATCGCTCAAGCCATGTTGCCAACGCTGCCGAGTTGGATCCAAAGGCAGAGGTGCGCAACCTCAGTTTTTACTACAACAATGATGTTCTGGCATTAAAGAACATTAATTTGGTGGTGCCTAAGAATAAAGTAACGGCTCTGATTGGCCCATCCGGCTGTGGTAAAACAACTCTGTTAAGGTGCTTTAACCGGATGCATGACTTGTATCCTGGGAACCGTTATGAGGGTCAAATCTATTTAGATGACGTGAATATCCTGAGTCGCAAGGTGGATCCGATCGAAGTGCGAATGCGAGTCAGCATGGTGTTCCAACGTCCTAATCCATTCCCTAAAACGATTTATGAAAATGTTGCCTATGGCTTGCGGGTACAGGGCTTAAGCAAAGGTAGCTCGATTGATGAGAGAGTTGAAGCCGCCCTTAAGGATGCAGCGCTGTGGAATGAGGTGAAGGATCGATTATCCGACTCAGCTTACAATTTGTCTGGTGGGCAGCAGCAGCGATTGTGCATTGCCAGGGCGATCGCCACCAATCCGGATATTGTCTTGTTTGATGAACCCACCTCGGCACTGGATCCGATCGCTACAGCCAGCATTGAGGATTTAGTGAATGAGTTAAAGCAACAGTTAACCATTTTGATCGTTACCCACAGCATGCAGCAAGCCGCTCGGCTGTCGGATTACACCGCCTTTATGTATTTGGGAGAGTTGTTAGAGTTTAACAGCACCAAACTTTTATTTAACGAACCTACCCTGCAACAAACCAAAGATTATGTTGCTGGACGCTTTGGTTAA
- a CDS encoding Uma2 family endonuclease, producing the protein MTSTSAQITLKEFLQLSETKPASEYIEGEIIQKPMPKAKHSRLQAKLVDTINRVVEASQIAYPQLKCLTG; encoded by the coding sequence ATGACATCAACCAGCGCCCAAATTACCCTGAAAGAATTTTTACAACTCTCGGAAACGAAGCCTGCCAGCGAATATATCGAAGGTGAAATTATTCAGAAGCCGATGCCTAAGGCTAAACATTCCAGACTGCAGGCAAAACTTGTAGATACCATCAATCGGGTTGTTGAAGCATCGCAAATTGCTTATCCCCAACTCAAGTGTTTGACTGGTTAA
- a CDS encoding DUF389 domain-containing protein — MQSSEEAEVLNNIRDRFRSIRWSDEKLLQVQQVRAKLLEESTPDFSFLILIVSSCAIATFGLVANSPAVIIGAMIIAPLMLPIRGVAFGALEGDVALLRRGITSIMVGTLLALVLACGLGRLVGISNFGTEVLARGEPTLLDLGVAVVAGGISGYAKVQPKISGSLAGTAIAVALMPPICVIGLGISQADWSLSWGATLLYLTNLLGIILACMLTFLVAGYASFTRARKALFLTLASIAVLLIPLGVSFGQLVRQSQLEASLREALLNRTITFQRIELMTSRINWLTDPPEVRLNVRAREPITPNQVALLEDFVQAEMGQPFILIFVVGQVEEIRREGKPHNSVIQPDRSQFASQFMTNHDSNKRL, encoded by the coding sequence TTGCAATCCTCAGAAGAGGCAGAGGTGCTAAACAACATCCGCGATCGCTTCCGATCAATCAGATGGTCTGATGAGAAGCTGCTTCAGGTGCAACAGGTGCGGGCAAAACTGCTGGAGGAATCAACGCCTGACTTTTCCTTTCTAATTTTGATTGTCAGTTCCTGCGCGATCGCCACCTTTGGCCTGGTGGCTAACAGCCCAGCAGTGATTATTGGTGCCATGATCATCGCCCCGTTGATGCTGCCAATTCGCGGGGTTGCCTTTGGTGCGCTCGAAGGCGATGTGGCGCTGTTGCGTCGGGGCATCACCTCGATCATGGTGGGAACGTTGCTGGCTCTTGTTTTGGCCTGTGGACTGGGTCGGTTGGTAGGCATCTCCAATTTTGGCACTGAGGTGCTGGCGCGAGGGGAGCCAACCCTGCTAGATCTGGGGGTTGCAGTAGTAGCTGGTGGCATCAGCGGCTACGCCAAAGTGCAGCCCAAGATTTCTGGGAGTTTGGCGGGAACCGCGATCGCCGTTGCCCTGATGCCCCCAATTTGTGTAATTGGACTGGGAATCTCCCAGGCTGACTGGTCGCTCAGTTGGGGGGCCACCCTGCTCTACCTGACCAATCTACTGGGCATTATTCTGGCCTGTATGCTGACCTTTCTGGTTGCGGGTTATGCCTCCTTTACCCGTGCCCGCAAGGCGCTGTTCCTGACCCTGGCCAGCATAGCAGTTCTGCTCATTCCTCTGGGTGTCAGTTTTGGTCAACTGGTACGCCAGTCCCAACTGGAAGCCAGCCTGCGGGAGGCTCTGCTGAATCGCACCATCACCTTTCAACGCATTGAACTAATGACCAGTCGCATCAACTGGTTAACTGACCCACCAGAGGTACGGCTAAACGTCCGGGCGAGAGAACCAATCACGCCCAACCAGGTAGCGCTCTTGGAAGATTTTGTCCAAGCAGAAATGGGACAACCGTTTATCCTGATATTTGTAGTGGGACAGGTGGAGGAGATTCGACGAGAGGGCAAGCCGCATAATTCAGTGATCCAGCCCGATCGCTCCCAGTTTGCTTCTCAATTCATGACAAATCATGACTCTAACAAGCGACTATGA
- a CDS encoding class II fructose-bisphosphate aldolase → MLSSTQELLETARRNSYAIGAFNVYNLEGVKAVISAAADNNSPAMLQLHPSALRYGGAPLVAMCLQAAKDARVPIAVHLDHSTSAKDIRTALEVGMNSIMADGSHLPYEENMAFTREMTRLAHAKGAIVEAEIGRISGTEDGLTIAEKEAKMTDPDQAVEFVKATQVDALAVTIGNVHGEYKSPPRLDFPRLKRIRQLIPIPLVLHGASGLPEPMISQSIHLGVCKFNVNTEVRQAYIQALQEEICRDEPGDLLDGMSGAIAAMQEVITAKLRLFGSVNKAHLHQSPYAQMLAERFSAERP, encoded by the coding sequence GTGCTGAGTTCAACACAGGAATTGCTAGAAACGGCTCGACGGAATAGCTATGCGATCGGGGCGTTTAATGTGTACAACCTGGAAGGGGTGAAAGCGGTGATCAGTGCGGCGGCGGACAACAACAGTCCAGCAATGTTGCAACTGCATCCCAGTGCCCTGAGATATGGAGGCGCTCCTCTGGTGGCTATGTGTTTGCAAGCAGCCAAAGATGCGCGAGTGCCGATCGCGGTTCACCTGGATCACAGCACTTCAGCCAAGGACATTCGCACGGCTCTGGAAGTGGGAATGAACTCCATCATGGCCGACGGCTCTCACCTGCCCTACGAGGAAAACATGGCCTTTACCCGTGAAATGACCCGCTTAGCTCATGCCAAAGGGGCGATCGTAGAAGCCGAAATTGGTCGCATCAGCGGCACAGAAGATGGGCTGACGATCGCTGAAAAGGAAGCCAAGATGACCGACCCCGATCAGGCTGTGGAATTTGTGAAGGCGACCCAGGTAGATGCCCTCGCGGTGACGATCGGCAATGTTCACGGAGAATACAAAAGCCCACCTCGCCTGGACTTTCCCCGCCTGAAACGAATTCGCCAGCTAATCCCTATCCCCCTCGTACTGCATGGTGCATCCGGCCTTCCTGAACCGATGATCAGCCAGTCGATCCACCTGGGAGTCTGCAAATTTAACGTCAATACCGAAGTGCGGCAGGCATACATCCAAGCGCTGCAGGAGGAGATATGTCGCGATGAACCGGGAGATTTGTTAGACGGTATGAGTGGTGCGATCGCGGCTATGCAAGAGGTGATCACCGCTAAACTGCGCCTCTTTGGTTCCGTCAACAAAGCTCATTTGCACCAATCCCCCTATGCTCAAATGCTGGCTGAGCGCTTTTCGGCTGAACGACCTTAG
- the gltX gene encoding glutamate--tRNA ligase, with protein MSVRVRIAPSPTGNLHIGTARTAVFNWLFARHHGGTFVLRIEDTDLERSRPEFTQNILDGLKWLGLTWDEGPFFQTQRLDLYRRKIQELLDQGLAYRAYETPEELETMREAQKARGEAPRYNNGHRHLTLEQRAAYEAEGRTAVIRFKIDDDREITWTDLVRGKITWKGKDLGGDMVIARAATATDIGQPLYNFVVVVDDIDMAITHVIRGEDHIGNTPKQILLYEALGAPVPEFGHTPLILNQQGAKLSKRDGVTSISDFQKMGYVAPALANYMTLLGWTPPDATQEIFTLEEAAKQFSFDRVNKAGAKFDWDKLNWLNSQYLHAMSASALTDLLIPYWQAAGYEVDWIAKRPWLEQISALIGPSLTRLDEAVPMTRYLFTQDVGFSEEATRKLQQDGSAAIVAALSTALSQSSELTESSAQSLIKQVATDLGRKEGQLKPILRAALTGETKGPDLIQSWLLLHQQGWDTARLQAALAIVQ; from the coding sequence ATGTCTGTTCGTGTTCGTATTGCACCCAGTCCTACGGGTAATCTCCATATTGGCACCGCCCGGACTGCCGTTTTTAACTGGTTATTTGCCCGTCATCACGGCGGCACATTTGTATTGCGAATTGAGGACACAGACCTGGAGCGATCGCGCCCGGAGTTTACCCAAAACATTCTGGACGGACTGAAATGGCTGGGCCTGACCTGGGATGAAGGTCCCTTCTTCCAGACCCAGCGGCTGGACTTATATCGTCGAAAGATTCAGGAATTGCTGGATCAAGGGCTGGCCTACCGCGCCTACGAAACACCGGAAGAACTGGAAACCATGCGGGAAGCCCAGAAAGCCAGGGGAGAAGCTCCCCGTTACAATAACGGCCACCGCCACCTGACTTTAGAACAACGCGCCGCCTATGAAGCCGAAGGCCGGACAGCCGTGATTCGCTTTAAGATCGATGACGATCGCGAAATTACCTGGACTGATCTGGTACGGGGCAAAATCACCTGGAAAGGCAAGGATCTGGGGGGCGATATGGTAATTGCCCGTGCTGCCACCGCGACAGACATTGGGCAACCCCTCTATAACTTCGTGGTGGTGGTAGACGATATCGACATGGCAATTACCCACGTCATCCGGGGCGAGGATCACATTGGCAATACGCCCAAACAAATTCTGCTTTATGAAGCTTTAGGTGCTCCGGTGCCTGAATTTGGCCACACACCGCTGATTCTCAACCAGCAGGGAGCCAAATTATCCAAACGGGACGGTGTGACTTCCATCTCCGATTTTCAGAAGATGGGCTACGTCGCTCCTGCCCTTGCTAACTACATGACGCTGTTGGGCTGGACTCCTCCCGATGCCACTCAGGAAATCTTCACCCTGGAAGAAGCGGCCAAACAGTTCAGTTTCGATCGGGTCAACAAAGCCGGAGCCAAATTTGATTGGGATAAACTCAACTGGCTGAACAGCCAATACCTCCATGCCATGTCCGCCAGCGCCTTAACCGATTTGCTGATTCCCTACTGGCAGGCAGCGGGCTATGAAGTTGATTGGATCGCCAAACGTCCCTGGCTGGAACAAATCAGCGCTCTGATCGGCCCCAGTCTGACCCGGTTAGATGAGGCCGTCCCCATGACCCGCTATCTCTTTACGCAGGATGTGGGCTTCAGCGAAGAGGCCACCAGGAAGTTGCAGCAGGATGGCTCAGCGGCGATCGTCGCAGCCCTGTCCACTGCTCTCTCCCAATCCTCCGAACTGACAGAATCCAGTGCCCAGAGCTTAATTAAACAGGTCGCTACCGATCTAGGTCGTAAAGAAGGCCAACTCAAACCCATCCTGCGAGCGGCTTTAACGGGAGAAACCAAAGGCCCAGACTTAATTCAATCCTGGCTACTCCTACATCAACAGGGATGGGATACGGCTCGCCTGCAGGCGGCTCTGGCGATCGTCCAATAA
- a CDS encoding DNA-3-methyladenine glycosylase has translation MEHPSPYIDPQWLSRPAPEVAPDLIGCVLVRQLPDGAIVRGLIVETEAYAADDPACHAYRRRTPRNSVMFGPAGVSYVYLIYGIYHCLNVVTDLDGLPSAVLIRALQLEGVPAWIAPQEKVKLHRLAAGPGKLCQTLKIDRALNGTPLQPDSPLWLEHRSDRLQRQLDTDQLTLTQTTRIGLTQGVELPWRWYLTKCPAVSRK, from the coding sequence ATGGAACATCCCTCACCCTATATTGACCCTCAATGGTTAAGCCGTCCTGCTCCAGAGGTGGCACCCGACTTGATTGGTTGTGTCCTGGTCAGACAACTGCCTGATGGGGCGATCGTCCGGGGACTGATTGTAGAAACGGAAGCCTATGCAGCGGATGATCCGGCCTGCCATGCCTATCGCCGTCGCACGCCGCGAAACTCGGTGATGTTTGGGCCTGCGGGAGTGTCCTATGTCTACCTGATTTATGGAATTTACCATTGCTTAAATGTGGTCACAGATCTGGATGGCCTGCCCAGTGCGGTTCTGATTCGAGCGCTCCAGCTAGAAGGTGTTCCTGCCTGGATTGCACCTCAGGAGAAAGTAAAGCTGCATCGACTGGCGGCTGGCCCTGGAAAATTGTGTCAGACCCTGAAGATTGATCGCGCCCTCAACGGTACTCCCCTGCAACCTGACTCTCCCTTGTGGCTGGAACATCGCAGCGATCGTCTGCAACGGCAGCTAGACACCGACCAATTAACCCTGACTCAAACCACTCGCATCGGTCTCACCCAGGGAGTGGAACTTCCCTGGCGCTGGTACTTAACCAAATGTCCCGCCGTCTCAAGAAAGTAA
- a CDS encoding MBOAT family O-acyltransferase, which produces MTFISLTYFLFLISLLVAYWSVEQPKLRLILLLAASLVFYASFQVQYIPLLLAATWINFRIGQGLSTPPDWRIDDWQFAQQDWNQRRLKLLWFGIGLNVLLLFGFKYIPFTLTTIAQIFGWPAAQTVAQWTSHNLIAPIGISFFSFECIAYLVDVYRGAPAAQQLLSFATYKLFFAKLLSGPITRYHTMAAQMQQQRRPPLDRMTEGLWLIASGAIKKGLLADNIGILVDLSLQNLQRAGSVDLWLATFAYGLQLYLDFSGYVDMARGTAVLLGFNLPQNFDFPYFTTSIAEFWRRWHITLGDWLRNYLYFPLGGSRQGLVRTCLNLMIVMAIAGIWHGAAWGFVVWGILHGLALVIHRLTDALAKRHEGLKRFWQHPAGVLIAWVLTQLMVFVAWIFFRLPNLKDSWLVMQRLFGHPADAQFAQKVYVEAIGLQPLQIFLLLWLLVGVMAIAYVFERGLKLQLNWNIKLMLVPACLFAVWLLAPQGALPYIYFDF; this is translated from the coding sequence ATGACTTTTATTTCCCTCACTTACTTCCTGTTCCTGATCAGCCTCCTGGTGGCCTACTGGTCTGTGGAACAACCCAAACTCAGGCTGATTTTGTTGCTGGCTGCAAGTTTGGTGTTCTACGCCTCCTTCCAGGTGCAATACATTCCCCTGTTGTTGGCCGCCACCTGGATCAATTTTCGGATTGGGCAGGGGCTGTCCACCCCACCCGATTGGCGCATTGATGACTGGCAATTCGCCCAGCAAGACTGGAATCAACGGCGGCTGAAATTGCTCTGGTTTGGGATTGGCCTGAATGTTCTGCTGTTATTTGGCTTCAAGTACATTCCTTTCACCCTGACCACGATCGCTCAAATCTTTGGCTGGCCTGCCGCTCAAACCGTGGCCCAATGGACAAGCCATAACTTAATTGCCCCGATTGGCATCAGCTTCTTTAGCTTTGAATGTATTGCCTATCTGGTCGATGTTTATCGGGGAGCACCTGCCGCTCAACAATTGCTCTCGTTTGCAACCTACAAGCTATTTTTTGCCAAATTGCTATCTGGGCCAATTACCCGTTACCACACGATGGCAGCTCAGATGCAGCAGCAACGCCGTCCTCCCCTCGATCGCATGACCGAGGGATTGTGGCTGATCGCTAGTGGCGCGATTAAGAAAGGACTGCTGGCCGATAACATTGGCATTCTGGTGGATCTCAGCTTGCAAAACCTGCAGCGGGCTGGCAGTGTGGATCTCTGGCTGGCGACGTTTGCTTACGGGCTGCAGCTTTACCTGGATTTCAGCGGCTATGTCGATATGGCCCGTGGCACTGCCGTGTTGCTGGGTTTCAACCTGCCTCAGAACTTTGATTTTCCCTACTTCACAACCAGCATTGCCGAGTTCTGGCGACGCTGGCACATCACCCTGGGAGATTGGCTCCGCAACTATCTCTACTTCCCGTTAGGTGGCTCACGGCAGGGATTAGTTCGTACCTGCTTAAACCTGATGATCGTCATGGCGATCGCCGGGATCTGGCATGGAGCCGCCTGGGGGTTTGTGGTCTGGGGAATTTTGCACGGACTGGCATTGGTGATTCATCGCCTCACCGATGCCCTTGCCAAGCGACACGAGGGACTGAAGCGCTTCTGGCAACATCCGGCTGGGGTGCTGATCGCCTGGGTACTAACCCAATTGATGGTATTTGTCGCCTGGATTTTCTTCCGCCTGCCTAACCTGAAGGACTCCTGGCTGGTAATGCAACGCCTCTTTGGTCATCCCGCCGATGCTCAGTTTGCCCAGAAGGTGTATGTGGAGGCGATCGGTCTGCAACCCCTGCAAATTTTTCTGCTGCTCTGGTTATTGGTTGGGGTGATGGCGATCGCCTACGTCTTCGAGCGGGGTCTTAAGCTACAACTCAATTGGAATATCAAACTGATGCTCGTTCCCGCTTGCCTGTTTGCCGTTTGGTTATTAGCTCCGCAGGGGGCACTACCCTACATTTACTTTGATTTTTAG